The following nucleotide sequence is from Peribacillus sp. ACCC06369.
TATCAAAGAAAATTTAGACAGTCAAGGGATTAAGAACGAAGTATCTGAAAATGGTACGACCATAATGGTTCCTGAAGAAAGCCTGGATTCACTGAAAGTGGAACTGGCAGCTGAAGGAATTCCGGAATCCGGCAGTATCGACTATTCTTTTTTTAGTCAAAGTGCTGGTATCGGGATGACTGAAAATGAATTCAATGTCATTAAACTGGACTCGATGCAAACGGAATTGGCCAGTTTAATAAAAAAAATTGATGGAGTAGAAGATGCCAGTGTAATGATCACTCTTCCTGATAAAGGAGTTTTCGTCAGTGATTCAGCTGGGGAATCGTCAGCATCCATTGTATTGAATACAAAACCCGGTTATAAATTTGAAGAAAGTCAAATCAATTCCCTTTATCATCTGGTCTCAAAAAGTGTCCCTAATCTTCCTACAAATAATATCGTCATTATGAACCAAGACTTTGAGTACTTCGATCTTGAAAATAAAAATTCTTCTTTTGCGTCGGCTTTTGCTACCCAAAACGAAATTAAAAAAGAAATAGAACGCGATATTCAAAGACAGGTACAAAATATGCTTGGAACGATAATGGGGAGAGACAAAGTGGTTGTTTCTGTCACGACAGACGTTGATTTCACTCAAGAAAACCGGGAAGAGAATTTAGTTGAACCGGTCGATGAAGAAAATATGGCTGGAATTGAGATTTCTGCGCAAAGGATCAATGAATCGTATAGTGGGGACGCAGCAGGTGCAGGAGGCGTTCCGCAAAGTGAGGATTCCTCTGATTCATTGGGATCCAGTTACGTTGAAGGCACAACCGGATACGGTGATTATGAAAAAGTGGATGAAAAGATAAATAGTGAAGTGAACCGAATCAAGAAGGAAATAGTCGGAAGCCCATATAAAGTTAAGGATTTAGGCATTCAGGTCATGGTTGAACCGCCCACTGCTGACGATCCAAATTCTTTATCTCAACAGAGTGTGGATGATATTTCCCAAATCCTTGGTACGATAATACGCACGACAATCGAGAAAAAAGTTGAAGGGGAAGAACTGACGGAAGAGGAGCTTAATAATAAAATTGCTATTTCCGTTCAACCTTTTAACGGAAAAATGAAGTTGCCAAAAGATGAAACGAGTCCATCGTTACCAATATGGGCATACATCGTCGGTGGAGTGCTTTTACTAGTCATTATCATTCTCTTAATCTTATTCTTCCGTTCCCGAAAGAAAGCTGAAATGGAAGAGGAGTACGAGGTTGAAGAGGAAGAAGTTGTATTTGATGTTCCGGATTTAAACAAAGAGAAGGAAACGGAAGCATCTTTAAAACGAAAACAGCTTGAGAAACTTGCAAAAGAAAAACCAGATGAATTTGCAAAATTATTAAGAAGCTGGATAGCAGAAGACTAGGAGGCAGGGAAAGTGACAGAAAGAAAAAAAAAGACTGGATTGACTGGCAAACAGAAAGCTGCCATCCTCCTTATTTCCTTAGGCCCGGATGTTTCTGCATCCGTATATAAGCATCTCTCTGAAGAGGAAATTGAAAGATTGACTCTAGAAATTTCGGGAGTGAGGAAAGTGGACTCCCATGATAAAGAAGAAATCCTGGAAGAATTCCATAATATTGCTTTAGCACAGGATTACATCTCACAGGGCGGGATAGGATACGCGAAGCAGGTACTTGAAAAGGCATTAGGTACTGATCAGGCAGCCGCCATCATTAACCGTTTAACATCTTCCTTACAAGTTCGTCCATTCGACTTTGCCCGAAAGGCAGATCCTGGACAGATCTTGAATTTCATCCAGAACGAGCATCCGCAGACTATTGCATTAATTTTGTCCTATCTTGATCCCACACAGGCTGGACAAATATTGTCTGAACTTCCGCAAGAGGTGCAGGCCGATATTGCAAGAAGGATAGCTTTAATGGACAGCACGTCGCCGGAAATCATCAATGAAGTCGAGCAAATACTCGAAAGGAAACTTTCTGCGACCGTGACCCAAGATTATACACAGACTGGTGGAGTAGAATCGGTTGTGGATGTGTTGAATGGTGTTGACCGTTCCACGGAAAGAACGATCTTGGATGCACTCGAAATTCAAGATCCAGAGCTTGCTGAGGAAATCAAGAAACGAATGTTTGTTTTTGAAGATATCGTGACCCTTGATGGCAGGACGATTCAGCGTGTAGTAAGGGATTCTGATAATGAAGACCTTAAACTTTCTCTTAAAGTGGCAAGTGATGAAGTGAAAGAAATCGTTTTCCGAAACATGTCAAAACGCATGGTCGAAACGTTCCAGGAAGAAATGGAATATATGGGGCCTGTACGTTTGCGTGATGTAGAAGAAGCACAATCCAGAATAGTTGCTGTCATTCGTAACCTGGAAGAAAATGGTGATATTGTGATTGCCCGCGGTGGAGGGGATGATATCATTGTCTAGGATTATCAAATCCCAGCAGGCCCATCAGGAGAAAAGCAAAAAGATAGCGATAAAAGTTCGACCTTTTTACTTTCTTCAAAATGATGATGCAGATGAACGGAGAAACGTTCAACATTTTCAATCTGATGAATTTCTGAATGATGCTAAGCAGGAAGCCGAAATGTTATTACTGGATGCTAAACAAAAAGCCCAAACGATAGCTGCAGAAATCCAGTTAGAACGAGAACATTGGGAAAATCAAGAAAAAGTGATGTTTATCGAACAAGCTCAAAAAGAAGGGTATCAGCAAGGAGTCGAAGATGGAATCCAAAAGGGTTATAACGAGATTGCAGGGGAAATAGCTTTCGCAAAAGAAGTGGTAGAGTCCTCTAAAAAAGATTATCGGCAGCATATCGAATCATCTGAAACCGTTATTTTGAATCTTGCCGTGAAGGTGGCGGAGAAAATTATCGGGCATCAGCTTGAAAACGATGAAGTGTCTTTTCTATCCATAGTCAAGAGAGCCATCAAAGAGGTGAGGGATTACCGAGAAGTACAATTGCATATCCACCCGGTCCAATATCAATCGATTCTCTCTCATAAGGAAGAGTTGATGGCAATCTTTCCAAAGGATACCGAGTTATATATCTTTCCGGATGATGAACTTGAAGAAAACAGCTGTATTATCGAATCCGAAAATGGAAGAATGGATGCAAGTGTCGACAGTCAGTTGCAGGAAATAAAAGTGAAACTAACTGAATTGCTGGAAGGGGAGTAAAGATGAAAACTAGAGACCTATTGCCCTTAGTCGATGAAGTTGATCCATTCAAACATTATGGACGGGTCAAGCGTGTCGTAGGGTTAATGATAGAATCTCAAGGCCCTGAAAGCTCTGTAGGCGATGTTTGTTATATCTATACGGGTATACAAAAAAAGAAAAACAGAATATTAGCTGAAGTTGTCGGTTTCCGTGATGAAATGGTTATTTTAATGCCATTTACAGCAGTTAGCGATATTGCACCGGGTTGTATCGTGGAAGGAAGCGGACGGAGCCTTGAGATAAAGGTGGGAAGTGGACTTATTGGGAAGGTAGTCGATCCATTGGGACATCCGATTGATGATTCACGGCTTCCAAAAGGTCTAGCTACAGTTCCTGTGGATCAAGATCCGCCAAATCCGATGAAACGACCTCCCATTGATGAACAGATAGATGTAGGAGTGCGAGTGATTGATAGTTTATTAACAGTTGGAAAAGGTCAACGTGTTGGTATCTTTGCAGGGAGCGGAGTAGGGAAAAGTACGCTACTTGGAATGGTAGCAAGGAATACGACAGCTGACTTAAACGTAATCGGTCTTGTTGGAGAACGTGGCCGGGAAGTTCGTGAATTCATTGAGAAAGATCTTGGACCTGAAGGGCTGGCACGATCAATCGTTGTAGTGGCAACATCTGATCAACCAGCGTTGATGAGGATAAAAGGTGCTTTAACGGCAACGGCCATCGCCGAACATTTTCGTGATAAGGGATTGAACGTGATGCTGATGATGGATTCAGTCACGAGGGTTGCGATGGCCCAGAGGGAAATCGGACTTGCTATCGGAGAACCGCCGACGACCAAAGGGTATACGCCATCCGTTTTTGCCATCCTTCCAAGATTACTCGAGAGAACTGGAACAAATCAGCTAGGTACCATTACAGCGTTTTATACGGTTCTAGTCGACGGTGATGATATGAATGAGCCGATTGCTGATGCTGTCAGGGGGATTTTGGATGGTCACTTCATACTAGACCGTAACTTAGCCAATAAAGGTCAGTTTCCAGCCCTCAATGTATTAAAGAGCATAAGTCGTGTCATGAATAATATTGTTGGGGACAAGCATAAAAACTCCGCAGAAAGATTAAGGGCAAGTTTATCAACCTATATGGAATCGGAAGATTTGATTAATATAGGAGCTTATAAGAAAGGGTCTTCCAAACAAATTGATAACTCCATTACCCGCTATCCGGAAATCATTTCATTTTTAAAGCAAGGCACCCATGAAAAAGCTCCCAAAGATAATAGTATTAACGCCCTTGTCGAATTGATGGAGAAAGGTGATTAGTTATGATTTATCAATACAAATTCGAGAAGATCCTGACCATCAAAGAAAAAGAAAAAACCGATGCACTAGCTAAATATAATACTGCTTTAAAAAAATTTGAAGAAGTGGCAGAAAAGTTATATAAGCTTTTAAGGAAAAAAGAAGAGTTGCTCGAGTTTCAACAGGAAAAGCTGCGAAATGGATTATCCGTTCAGGAAATTCGTCACCATCAGTTATTTATGGACAACTTGGAGAAACTCTTAAGCCACTGTCAACAGGAGGTCATTGAAGCGCGATACAAGATGAATGTTCAACGGGGTATATTGATGGCAAGGAATATTGAGGTTAAAAAGTACGAGAAAATGAAAGAAAATGATTTTCATAAATTTCTGGATGTCATTAAGGAAGCTGAGAATAAACAAATGGATGAAATATCAATCCGGCAATTCTTAAGCAAAGGCGTTAGGTGATAAAATGCGTAAAAAAAGTAATGAATCTACTGGAATGGAAGAATTGGAAGAAAACAAAATAAGTAAGTTTCAATGGTTTCTTGTCATCTTCATTCCTTTAATCTTTGCGGTAACTGTAGCGTTGATCGTTTTTACAGTTGCGGGGGTCGATGTTGTGGAAAAGGCAAAGGAAATGTCAGGGAAAATACCATTCATTGAATCGAATCAAAATGGTGAAGAGAAAGGTAATCCATCCAAGAATGATGAGAAAGTTTTGATGAAGCTCGAAAAATTAGAAACCGAGATTGAAAACAAGGAAAAAGAGATAGACAAGCTTGAGGGCATCATTGATACACGTGACAAGGCCATTGAAAAGGCAGAAGCTGAAAAACAGCAGCTTCAAACAGAAATGAATCTACTTAAGGATAGTCAGAATGCTAGTAAACAGGCATTCAAAGATATAATCCGCACTTATGAAACCATGGCTCCCAAGAAGTCTGCACCCATCATTACAGAAATGAATGATGAAGACGCGGTGGAGATTCTCTCAAGTATGAAGGCAGCCACTTTAGCTAAGGTATTGGAGCAAATGACAACCGCTGATGCTGCAAGGTTAACGAAGAAACTAACGGAACAAAGTTCTTAAGAGAAAAGAGTACGGAGGTGAATAATATATGAATTCAGCCATCAATTCTTTACTTACCTTGGCATCATTAGATCAAAAGATACCAATTAAGCAAAATCAGCAAACTTATACCGGGTTTGGTTTCGTCCTTCAGTCTGTCGTAGAGGTGGAACCATCCCTTCCATCGGAATCAGGTGGCATCACTGAAGAACGATTGTCCGTTTTAAAGGATTTGCTTGTTTTTTTGAAACTTGAAAGGTTAAGTGATCCAGGCGAAGAGAGTGTTGTTGAAAGTCAGTCAGTAAACAACCAAGAAGAATTTAGCAACCTTCTTTTACTGGTATTAAAAAAAGTAACCGGAAATGATGAGGGTGCCCTTACTGATTTCTTTGCGAGCATCGAGGAAATGGATTTAGAACAAGAACAGGATGACTTGAGCCTGAATCCACAAAGTTTGTTATCAGCCAATGTCATGGAACTTTATTCAATCCTTAAAAAAGTTACAGTCTTGAGTGATGAAGAATCGAATGGGCTCCCTTTACCTGGTGTGGTGAATCTTTTGAAATTGGTGAAAATTCAAGATCTTCTCTCGGAGAATAAGGATATGACACAAGATGAAGCAGCTATCCAGAAACAATTGAAAAACCTGCTTGAAGGTATGACGGGAAAACTGGAGAAAATGCTGTCCAATCAGTCAAAACAAAAGTCAGAACCTGAACATTCCGACATTGTGGAAAAAGGGCAAAATAAAACAATGGAAACATTGAAAAGCGCATTCTCACAATTATCCGGGAGTGACAAGGTAAGTAAAGAAGGGACAATCCGAAGCGGTGTGACATTGCAGAATGGGGATAGCGGTAACCATCAAGGTTCCATGCCTTTTCTCATGACAAAGTTGGAGCAATTTGTCTTGGCAGCGTCCAAAGGTGATCAAACTGTAAGTCAAGAAGAGTTTATCAAACAATTTGAAAATATTTTGAGTAAAACGAACTTTAGCGGAACTAACGGAGTAAATAAACTGTTGATCAGATTGAATCCCGAACATTTGGGCTCCCTTAGGATCGAGTTGATTCAAAAGGATGGTATGCTGTCAGCCAAGATTATGGCTACTACTGCTCAGGCCAAAGATATACTTGAAAAACAGATTCATGGCTTAAAACAAGCATTTAGCGGCCAAAACATTCAGATAGAAAAAATTGAAATATCACAGTCCTTCAATGCTTTTAACTCCGAGAAATTCAGCCAGAAAGACACGGATGAACATAATGAGCAACAAGAGAGTAAGGAAGAAAGCAATGATGAGACGGAAAGCGAGTTTACGGGATCCCTTGCCGATGCTCTGTTAAATCTGGAAGTGTAGGTGGAAAAATGACGACCATCGATAAGTCACTATTATTATCAAAATCCCAAACTGAAAACAGAAAAACCGGGGATGCATTGGGAAAAGATGATTTCTTGAAATTGCTGCTTACCCAGCTTCAAAACCAAGATCCGTCAAGTCCGATGGACAATACGGAATTCATCGCCCAAATGGCCACTTTTTCTTCTCTGGAACAAATGATGAATATGGGATCCCAAATGGAAGAAATAATTGGGATCAATCAACAAAATAGTTTAATGAACTATAACTCTTTTGTCGGTAAG
It contains:
- the fliI gene encoding flagellar protein export ATPase FliI, with amino-acid sequence MKTRDLLPLVDEVDPFKHYGRVKRVVGLMIESQGPESSVGDVCYIYTGIQKKKNRILAEVVGFRDEMVILMPFTAVSDIAPGCIVEGSGRSLEIKVGSGLIGKVVDPLGHPIDDSRLPKGLATVPVDQDPPNPMKRPPIDEQIDVGVRVIDSLLTVGKGQRVGIFAGSGVGKSTLLGMVARNTTADLNVIGLVGERGREVREFIEKDLGPEGLARSIVVVATSDQPALMRIKGALTATAIAEHFRDKGLNVMLMMDSVTRVAMAQREIGLAIGEPPTTKGYTPSVFAILPRLLERTGTNQLGTITAFYTVLVDGDDMNEPIADAVRGILDGHFILDRNLANKGQFPALNVLKSISRVMNNIVGDKHKNSAERLRASLSTYMESEDLINIGAYKKGSSKQIDNSITRYPEIISFLKQGTHEKAPKDNSINALVELMEKGD
- a CDS encoding flagellar hook-length control protein FliK, which translates into the protein MNSAINSLLTLASLDQKIPIKQNQQTYTGFGFVLQSVVEVEPSLPSESGGITEERLSVLKDLLVFLKLERLSDPGEESVVESQSVNNQEEFSNLLLLVLKKVTGNDEGALTDFFASIEEMDLEQEQDDLSLNPQSLLSANVMELYSILKKVTVLSDEESNGLPLPGVVNLLKLVKIQDLLSENKDMTQDEAAIQKQLKNLLEGMTGKLEKMLSNQSKQKSEPEHSDIVEKGQNKTMETLKSAFSQLSGSDKVSKEGTIRSGVTLQNGDSGNHQGSMPFLMTKLEQFVLAASKGDQTVSQEEFIKQFENILSKTNFSGTNGVNKLLIRLNPEHLGSLRIELIQKDGMLSAKIMATTAQAKDILEKQIHGLKQAFSGQNIQIEKIEISQSFNAFNSEKFSQKDTDEHNEQQESKEESNDETESEFTGSLADALLNLEV
- the fliG gene encoding flagellar motor switch protein FliG, whose translation is MTERKKKTGLTGKQKAAILLISLGPDVSASVYKHLSEEEIERLTLEISGVRKVDSHDKEEILEEFHNIALAQDYISQGGIGYAKQVLEKALGTDQAAAIINRLTSSLQVRPFDFARKADPGQILNFIQNEHPQTIALILSYLDPTQAGQILSELPQEVQADIARRIALMDSTSPEIINEVEQILERKLSATVTQDYTQTGGVESVVDVLNGVDRSTERTILDALEIQDPELAEEIKKRMFVFEDIVTLDGRTIQRVVRDSDNEDLKLSLKVASDEVKEIVFRNMSKRMVETFQEEMEYMGPVRLRDVEEAQSRIVAVIRNLEENGDIVIARGGGDDIIV
- the fliH gene encoding flagellar assembly protein FliH encodes the protein MSRIIKSQQAHQEKSKKIAIKVRPFYFLQNDDADERRNVQHFQSDEFLNDAKQEAEMLLLDAKQKAQTIAAEIQLEREHWENQEKVMFIEQAQKEGYQQGVEDGIQKGYNEIAGEIAFAKEVVESSKKDYRQHIESSETVILNLAVKVAEKIIGHQLENDEVSFLSIVKRAIKEVRDYREVQLHIHPVQYQSILSHKEELMAIFPKDTELYIFPDDELEENSCIIESENGRMDASVDSQLQEIKVKLTELLEGE
- the fliJ gene encoding flagellar export protein FliJ encodes the protein MIYQYKFEKILTIKEKEKTDALAKYNTALKKFEEVAEKLYKLLRKKEELLEFQQEKLRNGLSVQEIRHHQLFMDNLEKLLSHCQQEVIEARYKMNVQRGILMARNIEVKKYEKMKENDFHKFLDVIKEAENKQMDEISIRQFLSKGVR
- the fliF gene encoding flagellar basal-body MS-ring/collar protein FliF, whose amino-acid sequence is MNEVLVNVKNKLTTYWKSRSKKQKMMMIGSAALIIIIITAVSILTTRTTLVPLYSNLTPSETGSIKENLDSQGIKNEVSENGTTIMVPEESLDSLKVELAAEGIPESGSIDYSFFSQSAGIGMTENEFNVIKLDSMQTELASLIKKIDGVEDASVMITLPDKGVFVSDSAGESSASIVLNTKPGYKFEESQINSLYHLVSKSVPNLPTNNIVIMNQDFEYFDLENKNSSFASAFATQNEIKKEIERDIQRQVQNMLGTIMGRDKVVVSVTTDVDFTQENREENLVEPVDEENMAGIEISAQRINESYSGDAAGAGGVPQSEDSSDSLGSSYVEGTTGYGDYEKVDEKINSEVNRIKKEIVGSPYKVKDLGIQVMVEPPTADDPNSLSQQSVDDISQILGTIIRTTIEKKVEGEELTEEELNNKIAISVQPFNGKMKLPKDETSPSLPIWAYIVGGVLLLVIIILLILFFRSRKKAEMEEEYEVEEEEVVFDVPDLNKEKETEASLKRKQLEKLAKEKPDEFAKLLRSWIAED